Proteins encoded together in one Epinephelus lanceolatus isolate andai-2023 chromosome 4, ASM4190304v1, whole genome shotgun sequence window:
- the LOC117260190 gene encoding P2Y purinoceptor 14 has product MDPLNSTCAPTNQSDFSSIFTLQVLPPLYLVICVVGASLNGVAAWIFFRVPSDSGLVVYLKNMVVADLLMLATFPFKLMTQLGVGGWRLHVVICRYTAVLFYSSMYVGILFMGFISLERYVKIFRHTSSPSSSLSSCRSRCGIVSLLHLLQSVVFARVLAFFTWGFLLLCVLPNVVLTSQPANETNARHCMQLKTELGMQWHRVSTFFSVSLFWATLVVLAYCYASIACRVYKSYRRVRTDNSDVCRKSNRSIFSILGVFFICFVPYHVCRIPYTLSQTQASGFSWDTRFLLFQLKEGTLFLSALNVCLDPIIYFLMCRTFRESLLRKLSGRERRRSLTTAQSLSHI; this is encoded by the coding sequence ATGGATCCCCTGAACTCCACCTGCGCCCCCACCAACCAATCAGACTTCAGCAGCATCTTCACCCTGCAGGTGCTCCCACCGCTCTACCTGGTGATCTGCGTTGTTGGAGCGTCTCTGAACGGTGTGGCCGCCTGGATCTTCTTCAGAGTGCCCAGTGACTCGGGCCTGGTGGTGTACCTGAAGAACATGGTCGTGGCCGACCTCCTCATGCTCGCCACCTTCCCCTTCAAGCTGATGACTCAGCTGGGAGTGGGCGGCTGGCGCCTCCACGTGGTTATCTGCCGCTACACCGCCGTGCTCTTCTACTCCTCCATGTACGTGGGGATTCTCTTCATGGGCTTCATCAGCCTTGAACGCTACGTCAAGATCTTCCGACAcacttcctctccctcctcgtCGTTGTCCTCCTGCAGGTCCAGGTGTGGCATTGTTTCCTTGCTGCATCTCCTGCAGAGTGTCGTCTTCGCCCGGGTGCTGGCATTCTTCACCTGgggcttcctcctcctctgcgtGCTGCCCAACGTCGTGCTGACCAGCCAACCAGCCAACGAGACGAACGCACGGCACTGCATGCAGCTAAAGACTGAGCTGGGCATGCAGTGGCACCGGGTGTCCACCTTCTTCAGTGTCAGCCTCTTCTGGGCGACGCTGGTGGTCCTCGCCTATTGCTACGCCTCCATCGCCTGCCGGGTCTACAAGTCCTACCGCCGTGTCCGCACCGACAACAGCGATGTCTGTCGGAAGTCGAACCGCAGCATCTTCAGCATCCTGGGCGTGTTCTTCATCTGCTTTGTGCCGTACCACGTCTGCCGCATACCGTACACTCTGAGCCAAACGCAGGCGTCGGGCTTCAGCTGGGACACCCGCTTCCTGCTGTTCCAGCTGAAGGAGGGGACGCTCTTCCTGTCGGCGCTCAACGTCTGCCTCGACCCCATCATCTACTTCCTGATGTGCCGAACCTTCAGAGAGTCGCTGCTGAGGAAACTGtcaggaagagagaggaggaggtccCTGACCACCGCCCAGAGTCTGAGCCACATATAG
- the LOC117259077 gene encoding P2Y purinoceptor 14-like isoform X1, whose amino-acid sequence MLKHFKDHLFGFHSCRTSRDMSDLGGAGVTPFFNQSSMSNLTNGSASTHCDQVNTSANVFFLVVCTLVFLVGLLLNGFTLKVYFCRAQQQVSSSVTIYLKNLAAADFLISLCLPLRITNYTSNSVSIRRIYCTFGAAAFYLNMYASILFMGYIAANRYLKIVHPLGNHILQTVRAAHIISTLTWVFLLATSSAYVIVSLLTKESLSSVSDIVTCDVLHSEQLSLFYKIIHTCSAAIFLLVLISLIFFYYGTSCRLSLAQHRQPASSNSKKLSKSRRNMLVLVSLFCLCFVPYHLVRLPYAFLRRQCSLRQVFYYLKELTIMLSILNVCLDPLIYFIFCKAFRAHLSPRRLFSITQAATQGANTERRSSDGRMSTLKINRKMSLTVTTKQPGVL is encoded by the exons ATGTTGAAACACTTCAAAGATCATTTGTTTGGGTTCCACTCTTGCAGAACATCTAGAGACATGAGCGACCTCGGAGGAGCGGGAGTGACCCCGTTCTTCAACCAGTCCTCAATGTCCAACCTGACGAATGGCAGCGCTTCGACTCACTGCGATCAGGTCAACACCTCGGCCAACGTTTTCTTCCTGGTGGTCTGCACGCTGGTGTTCCTG GTGGGTTTGCTTCTGAACGGCTTCACCCTGAAAGTTTACTTCTGTCGAGCTCAGCAGCAGGTGTCCAGCAGCGTGACCATCTACCTGAAGAACCTAGCAGCCGCCGATTTCCTCATCAGCCTCTGTTTGCCCCTCCGAATCACCAACTACACCAGCAACTCCGTCTCTATACGTCGGATCTACTGCACCTTTGGTGCCGCCGCCTTCTACCTTAACATGTATGCCAGCATCCTGTTCATGGGTTACATCGCAGCTAACAG gTATCTAAAGATCGTCCATCCTTTAGGAAATCACATCCTGCAGACGGTGCGAGCCGCTCACATCATCTCCACGCTGACCTGGGTTTTCCTTTTGGCCACCTCAAGCGCCTATGTCATCGTGTCACTCCTCACCAAGGAATCATTGTCCTCCGTCTCTGACATAGTGACCTGTGACGTCCTGCACAGCGAGCAGCTCAGCCTGTTCTACAAAATCATCCACACCTGCTCCGCCGCCATCTTCTTGCTTGTCCTCATCTCCCTGATCTTCTTCTACTATGGCACCTCCTGCAGGCTGTCGCTGGCCCAGCACAGGCAGCCGGCATCCTCCAACTCCAAGAAACTCTCCAAATCACGCAGGAACATGTTGGTGCTGGTCAGCCTCTTCTGCCTTTGCTTCGTCCCGTACCACCTGGTGCGCCTTCCCTACGCCTTCCTGAGGCGTCAGTGCTCATTAAGGCAGGTGTTCTACTACCTGAAGGAGCTGACCATCATGTTGTCAATTCTCAACGTCTGCCTGGACCCACTTATCTATTTCATCTTCTGCAAAGCCTTCCGGGCGCATCTGAGCCCGAGGAGGCTGTTCAGCATCACACAGGCTGCAACACAAGGTGCAAACACTGAAAGGAGGAGCAGCGATGGGCGGATGAGCACCCTCAAAATCAACAGGAAGATGTCACTCACTGTGACAACGAAACAGCCCGGCGTGCTCTAG
- the LOC117259077 gene encoding P2Y purinoceptor 14-like isoform X2 yields the protein MSDLGGAGVTPFFNQSSMSNLTNGSASTHCDQVNTSANVFFLVVCTLVFLVGLLLNGFTLKVYFCRAQQQVSSSVTIYLKNLAAADFLISLCLPLRITNYTSNSVSIRRIYCTFGAAAFYLNMYASILFMGYIAANRYLKIVHPLGNHILQTVRAAHIISTLTWVFLLATSSAYVIVSLLTKESLSSVSDIVTCDVLHSEQLSLFYKIIHTCSAAIFLLVLISLIFFYYGTSCRLSLAQHRQPASSNSKKLSKSRRNMLVLVSLFCLCFVPYHLVRLPYAFLRRQCSLRQVFYYLKELTIMLSILNVCLDPLIYFIFCKAFRAHLSPRRLFSITQAATQGANTERRSSDGRMSTLKINRKMSLTVTTKQPGVL from the exons ATGAGCGACCTCGGAGGAGCGGGAGTGACCCCGTTCTTCAACCAGTCCTCAATGTCCAACCTGACGAATGGCAGCGCTTCGACTCACTGCGATCAGGTCAACACCTCGGCCAACGTTTTCTTCCTGGTGGTCTGCACGCTGGTGTTCCTG GTGGGTTTGCTTCTGAACGGCTTCACCCTGAAAGTTTACTTCTGTCGAGCTCAGCAGCAGGTGTCCAGCAGCGTGACCATCTACCTGAAGAACCTAGCAGCCGCCGATTTCCTCATCAGCCTCTGTTTGCCCCTCCGAATCACCAACTACACCAGCAACTCCGTCTCTATACGTCGGATCTACTGCACCTTTGGTGCCGCCGCCTTCTACCTTAACATGTATGCCAGCATCCTGTTCATGGGTTACATCGCAGCTAACAG gTATCTAAAGATCGTCCATCCTTTAGGAAATCACATCCTGCAGACGGTGCGAGCCGCTCACATCATCTCCACGCTGACCTGGGTTTTCCTTTTGGCCACCTCAAGCGCCTATGTCATCGTGTCACTCCTCACCAAGGAATCATTGTCCTCCGTCTCTGACATAGTGACCTGTGACGTCCTGCACAGCGAGCAGCTCAGCCTGTTCTACAAAATCATCCACACCTGCTCCGCCGCCATCTTCTTGCTTGTCCTCATCTCCCTGATCTTCTTCTACTATGGCACCTCCTGCAGGCTGTCGCTGGCCCAGCACAGGCAGCCGGCATCCTCCAACTCCAAGAAACTCTCCAAATCACGCAGGAACATGTTGGTGCTGGTCAGCCTCTTCTGCCTTTGCTTCGTCCCGTACCACCTGGTGCGCCTTCCCTACGCCTTCCTGAGGCGTCAGTGCTCATTAAGGCAGGTGTTCTACTACCTGAAGGAGCTGACCATCATGTTGTCAATTCTCAACGTCTGCCTGGACCCACTTATCTATTTCATCTTCTGCAAAGCCTTCCGGGCGCATCTGAGCCCGAGGAGGCTGTTCAGCATCACACAGGCTGCAACACAAGGTGCAAACACTGAAAGGAGGAGCAGCGATGGGCGGATGAGCACCCTCAAAATCAACAGGAAGATGTCACTCACTGTGACAACGAAACAGCCCGGCGTGCTCTAG